CGACCCGACCAGGCCAGCGCCTGCCCGAGGTTGCCGGCGCTGGCGCACACCACGGCCCGCCCGCCGCCGGCGGCGAGCAGACCCGCGACCACCTCGGTCCCCCGGCCCTTGAAGCAGCGGACCGGGTTGGCCGTCTCCAGCTTGATGCTCACCGCGCAGCCGAGTACGCGGTCCAGCGCCTCGCAGCGGTACAACGGCGTGTCGAGGAACACCGGGTCGATCAGCCGGCGCGCCGCCCGGATCCGGTCGAGGTCCAGACGCGTCCCGGCCATGGGGATGAAACCTACGTTGCCGCGGGGCCGCCGCATTGGCATCCTTCCGGCGTGGCTGACACCGATCCCAAAGACGACCTCCGCCGCTACCTGCAGCGCGGCCGGGAGGCGTTGCTCTGGAAGCTCGACGGACTGTCCGAGTACGACGTCCGGCGGCCGCTGGTGCCGAGCGGGACCAACCTGCTGGGCCTGGTCAAGCACGTGGCCGCGGTGGAGTCCGGCTACCTCGGCGAGACCTTCGGCCGGCCGTTCCCGGAGGAGATGCCCGACTGGGACGCCGCCGAGCCGAACGCCGACATGTGGGCGACCGCCGACGAGTCCCGGGAGGACGTCGTCGGGCTCTACCGCCGGGTCTGGGCGCACTCCGACGCCACCGTCGACGCGCTGCCCCTGGACAGCCTCGGCCGGGTGCCGTGGTGGCCGCCGGAGCGGGCCGAGACCACCCTGCACCGGATCCTCGTGCACATGATCGCCGAGACCGAGCGCCATGCCGGCCACGCCGACCTGGTCCGGGAGCTGATCGACGGCGCGACCGGGGTGCGCGCGGGCAACACCAGCCTGCCCGACGCTGACCAGCAGTGGTGGGCGGACTACCACGCGAAGCTGGAACGGACCGCCCGGGAGTTCATCGCCAGGGAGTGACGAGCGCGGTGAGGTTCTCGGTCAGCGCGGCCTGCAGCAGCGGGCCGAAGGTGATCCGCTGCACGCCCAGCGACCTGAGCTCGTCGAACGACCCGGACGGCGCGCCCGTGACCGGATGCGCGGTGACGTTGACCGGGCCGTCGAGCGCGGCGAGCAGCGCGCGCAGCGTGTCGGCGTCGGGCACCCGGACGGGGTAGACGCAGCGGGCGCCGGCCGCCTCGCACGCGGTCAGCCGGCGGATCGCCTCGGCCAGCGGGTCGTCGAACCTCTGGGTCGTACCGATGAACGCGTCCGTACGGGCGTTGACGACGAGGTCGATGCCGGCCGCGTCGGCCGCGGCCCGGATGGCCCCGATGTAGTCGGCATGCTCCTGCACCTCGCGCAGCCGCTTCTGGCTGTGCACGGTGTCCTCGATGTTGACGCCGACGGCGCCGGCGTCCAGGACCCGCTCGACCAGTTCGGCCGCCGGCGTGTCGTAGCCGGACTCCACGTCGGCGGTGACCGGGACGTCGACCGCGCCGGTGATCCGCCGGATGCCGTCGAGCGCGTCGTCCAGGCTCATGCCCTCGTTGTCCCGCTGGCCACGGGAGTCGGCCAGCGGGTGGCTGCCGATGCTGAGGGCCGGGAAGCCCGCCTCGACCACGGCGCGGGCCGACCAGGCGTCCCAGACGGTCGGCAGGACGAGGGTGCTGCCGGTGTGGTGCAGCCGGAGGAGTTCCGAGGCGCGCGAGGCGAGGTCGCTCATGCACCCGATCCTTTCACCGCCCCCCGACCGCGGGTCAGCCGCACGGAACGCACCCATCTGCCCCTCGTCCGTGGCTAGCGTCGTCGCATGGATCAGGACCGGATCGTCGGGCGGGCCGTCGGGATCGGCCTCGGCGTCGGCGTGTACGGCGTCTCGTTCGGGGTGCTCGCGGTGGCCGCCGGGATGAGCGCGGCCCAGGCCTGCGTGATGTCGATGCTGGTGTTCACCGGGGCGTCGCAGTTCGCGTTCATCGGGGTGCTCGCGGCCGGCGGCGGCGCGCTGGCGGCGATGGGCCCGGCGGTGATGCTGGCGCTGCGCAACGCCGCGTACGGGCTGTCGCTGGCTCCGATCCTGCCGGGCCGGCTGCGGGACCGGGCGCTGGCCGCGCACCTGGTGATCGACGAGACGACCGCGATGGCCCGGGCCCAGGACGACCCGGCGGCGTCCCGGCGGGCGTTCCTGGCCACCGGCGTCAGCGTCTGGTTGTTCTGGAACGCCGGCACGCTGCTCGGGGCGCTGCTCGGCGGCGGGCTGTCCGACCCGCGGGCGTTCGGGCTCGACGCGATGTTCCCGGCGGCGTTCCTCGCGTTGCTCGCGCCGCAGCTGCGCCGCCCGG
The window above is part of the Mycobacteriales bacterium genome. Proteins encoded here:
- a CDS encoding DinB family protein, with protein sequence MADTDPKDDLRRYLQRGREALLWKLDGLSEYDVRRPLVPSGTNLLGLVKHVAAVESGYLGETFGRPFPEEMPDWDAAEPNADMWATADESREDVVGLYRRVWAHSDATVDALPLDSLGRVPWWPPERAETTLHRILVHMIAETERHAGHADLVRELIDGATGVRAGNTSLPDADQQWWADYHAKLERTAREFIARE
- a CDS encoding isocitrate lyase/phosphoenolpyruvate mutase family protein, yielding MSDLASRASELLRLHHTGSTLVLPTVWDAWSARAVVEAGFPALSIGSHPLADSRGQRDNEGMSLDDALDGIRRITGAVDVPVTADVESGYDTPAAELVERVLDAGAVGVNIEDTVHSQKRLREVQEHADYIGAIRAAADAAGIDLVVNARTDAFIGTTQRFDDPLAEAIRRLTACEAAGARCVYPVRVPDADTLRALLAALDGPVNVTAHPVTGAPSGSFDELRSLGVQRITFGPLLQAALTENLTALVTPWR
- a CDS encoding AzlC family ABC transporter permease, whose protein sequence is MDQDRIVGRAVGIGLGVGVYGVSFGVLAVAAGMSAAQACVMSMLVFTGASQFAFIGVLAAGGGALAAMGPAVMLALRNAAYGLSLAPILPGRLRDRALAAHLVIDETTAMARAQDDPAASRRAFLATGVSVWLFWNAGTLLGALLGGGLSDPRAFGLDAMFPAAFLALLAPQLRRPGAPAAAVVGAVLALVLLPYAPSGVPVIAALAGVVPGVLLARGVRSRGVPA